In Yersinia enterocolitica subsp. enterocolitica, one DNA window encodes the following:
- a CDS encoding MdtB/MuxB family multidrug efflux RND transporter permease subunit: MQVMPPTPGGGPSRLFILRPVATTLFMVAILLAGIIGYRALPVSALPEVDYPTIQVVTLYPGASPDVVTSSITAPLERQFGQMSGLKQMASQSSGGASVITLQFQLTLPLDVAEQEVQAAINSATNLLPNDLPYPPIYSKVNPADPPILTLAVTSSAIPMTQVEDMVETRIAQKISQVTGVGLVTISGGQRPAVRVKLNAPAVAALGLDSETIRTAISNANVNSAKGSLDGPTRSVTLSANDQMKSAEDYRDLIVAYQNGAPVRLQDVATIEQGAENNKLAAWANNQQAIVLNIQRQPGVNVIATADSIREMLPELIKSLPKSVDVKVLTDRTTTIRASVNDVQFELLLAIVLVVMVIYLFLRNAAATIIPSIAVPLSLIGTFAAMYFLGFSINNLTLMALTIATGFVVDDAIVVIENISRYIEKGEKPLDAALKGAGEIGFTIISLTFSLIAVLIPLLFMGDIVGRLFREFAVTLAVAILISAVVSLTLTPMMCARMLSYESLRKQNRLSRASEKFFDWVIAHYAVALKKVLKHQWITLGVALSTLVLTVLLYLIMPKGFFPLQDNGLIQGTLEAPQSVSFSNMAERQQQVAAIILKDPDVESLTSFVGVDGTNATLNNGRLQINLKPLESRKDRIPEIITRLQQSVSGVPGIKLYLQPVQDLTIDTQLSRTQYQFTLQATSLEELSTWVPKLVSELQQQAPFQDVTSDWQDQGLVAFVNVDRDSASRLGITMAAIDSALYNAFGQRLISTIYTQANQYRVVLEHDVKATPGLAAFNDIRLTGSDGKGVPLSSIATIEERFGPLSINHLNQFPSATISFNLAQGYSLGEAVEAVTQAEQAIQLPADITTRFQGSTLAFQAALGSTLWLIIAAIVAMYIVLGVLYESFIHPVTILSTLPTAGVGALLALMLTGHELDVIAIIGIILLIGIVKKNAIMMIDFALAAERDQGMTPYDAIYQACLLRFRPILMTTLAALFGALPLMLSTGAGAELRQPLGVCMVGGLIVSQVLTLFTTPVIYLLFDKLARNTHNHQDIDTPALPNGREQP, translated from the coding sequence ATGCAAGTGATGCCTCCAACTCCGGGCGGCGGGCCATCACGGCTATTTATCCTGCGCCCTGTCGCCACCACCCTATTTATGGTCGCCATTTTGCTGGCGGGGATTATCGGTTATCGCGCCTTGCCGGTTTCCGCCCTGCCGGAAGTGGATTACCCCACCATTCAGGTAGTCACACTCTATCCCGGCGCGAGTCCGGATGTGGTGACTTCCTCCATTACCGCACCACTCGAGCGCCAGTTTGGTCAGATGTCTGGCTTGAAACAGATGGCGTCACAAAGCTCTGGGGGCGCGTCGGTTATCACCTTACAATTCCAGCTCACTTTGCCGCTGGATGTGGCCGAGCAGGAAGTGCAGGCGGCGATTAACTCCGCCACTAATTTGCTGCCAAATGATCTGCCTTATCCACCGATTTACAGTAAGGTGAATCCGGCGGATCCGCCGATTCTGACACTGGCCGTCACCTCCAGCGCTATCCCGATGACTCAAGTGGAAGACATGGTGGAAACCCGCATTGCGCAAAAGATCTCGCAAGTCACCGGCGTCGGTCTGGTCACCATTTCTGGTGGGCAGCGCCCTGCCGTGCGGGTCAAATTGAATGCCCCGGCGGTCGCTGCTTTGGGGCTGGACAGTGAAACCATTCGCACCGCCATCAGCAATGCCAACGTCAACTCCGCCAAAGGTAGCCTGGATGGGCCAACCCGTTCGGTAACCTTATCCGCCAACGACCAGATGAAATCGGCTGAGGATTACCGCGACCTGATTGTGGCTTACCAAAATGGCGCGCCAGTCCGCTTGCAGGATGTCGCCACCATCGAGCAGGGCGCAGAAAATAACAAACTGGCGGCCTGGGCCAATAACCAGCAGGCGATTGTGCTGAATATCCAGCGCCAGCCGGGGGTCAATGTGATCGCTACCGCCGACAGTATTCGCGAAATGCTGCCGGAGCTTATCAAAAGTCTGCCAAAATCGGTTGATGTCAAAGTACTGACCGATCGCACCACCACTATCCGCGCCTCGGTCAATGATGTGCAGTTCGAGTTACTGCTGGCCATTGTGTTGGTGGTGATGGTGATTTACCTGTTCCTGCGTAATGCAGCGGCCACCATTATCCCCAGTATTGCTGTGCCGTTGTCATTGATCGGGACGTTCGCCGCGATGTATTTCCTCGGTTTCTCAATCAACAACCTGACATTAATGGCGCTGACTATTGCCACCGGCTTTGTGGTCGATGACGCCATTGTGGTGATTGAGAATATCTCGCGCTACATCGAAAAAGGCGAAAAACCGCTGGATGCCGCGCTGAAAGGGGCCGGTGAGATTGGCTTTACCATTATTTCACTGACCTTCTCATTGATTGCTGTATTGATTCCACTGCTGTTTATGGGTGATATCGTCGGCCGCCTGTTCCGTGAGTTTGCGGTGACATTGGCGGTGGCAATCCTGATTTCAGCCGTGGTGTCCCTGACACTGACGCCAATGATGTGCGCACGCATGCTCAGTTATGAGTCACTGCGCAAGCAAAACCGCTTGTCACGCGCCAGTGAGAAGTTCTTTGACTGGGTGATTGCCCATTATGCGGTGGCACTGAAAAAAGTCCTTAAGCACCAATGGATAACCTTGGGTGTCGCGCTGAGCACCTTAGTGCTGACAGTACTGCTTTACCTCATCATGCCCAAAGGCTTTTTCCCATTACAGGACAATGGCTTGATTCAAGGTACGCTGGAAGCGCCACAATCGGTTTCATTCAGTAATATGGCGGAGCGCCAGCAGCAAGTGGCCGCTATCATCCTGAAAGATCCGGACGTCGAAAGTCTGACTTCATTTGTCGGGGTGGATGGCACCAACGCCACACTGAATAATGGCCGGTTACAGATTAACCTTAAGCCATTGGAGAGCAGAAAGGATCGCATCCCAGAAATCATCACCCGCCTGCAACAGAGCGTATCCGGCGTTCCGGGTATTAAGCTCTATTTGCAGCCAGTGCAAGATTTGACTATCGATACCCAACTGAGCCGCACCCAATATCAGTTCACCCTGCAAGCCACCTCACTGGAGGAGCTAAGCACTTGGGTGCCGAAACTGGTGAGTGAATTGCAGCAACAAGCGCCATTCCAGGATGTGACCAGCGACTGGCAGGATCAGGGGTTAGTGGCATTTGTCAATGTCGACCGAGACAGCGCCAGCCGCCTGGGGATCACTATGGCGGCTATTGATAGCGCGTTATATAACGCATTTGGTCAGCGGCTAATTTCCACCATTTATACTCAAGCCAATCAGTATCGGGTGGTATTGGAGCATGACGTCAAAGCTACGCCAGGGCTGGCGGCCTTCAATGATATCCGCCTGACCGGCAGTGACGGCAAAGGCGTCCCATTGAGTAGTATTGCTACCATCGAAGAGCGCTTCGGGCCGCTTTCTATCAACCATTTGAATCAGTTCCCGTCAGCCACCATTTCATTCAATTTGGCACAGGGCTATTCTCTGGGTGAGGCGGTGGAAGCCGTGACACAAGCGGAGCAGGCCATTCAACTGCCGGCTGACATTACAACGCGTTTCCAAGGCTCAACGCTGGCGTTTCAGGCCGCACTCGGCAGCACGCTATGGCTGATTATTGCCGCCATTGTGGCAATGTATATTGTGCTCGGCGTGTTGTACGAAAGCTTTATTCACCCGGTCACTATCTTATCTACCCTACCGACCGCCGGTGTCGGGGCATTGTTGGCGCTGATGCTGACCGGCCATGAACTGGATGTGATCGCCATTATCGGGATCATTCTGCTGATTGGGATCGTGAAGAAAAACGCCATCATGATGATCGACTTTGCGCTGGCCGCCGAGCGAGATCAGGGGATGACACCATATGACGCAATTTATCAGGCCTGCTTATTGCGGTTCCGCCCAATTCTGATGACTACCCTGGCCGCGCTGTTTGGCGCATTACCGCTGATGCTCAGTACCGGGGCCGGTGCCGAACTGCGCCAGCCGCTCGGGGTGTGTATGGTTGGTGGGCTGATTGTCAGTCAGGTGCTGACTCTGTTTACCACACCGGTTATCTATCTGTTGTTCGATAAACTGGCACGCAATACCCATAATCATCAGGATATTGATACACCAGCATTGCCGAATGGACGGGAACAGCCGTGA
- the mdtC gene encoding multidrug efflux RND transporter permease subunit MdtC, which translates to MKFFALFIQRPVATTLLTLAITLSGVIGFSLLPVSPLPQVDYPVIMVSASMPGADPETMASSIATPLERALGRIAGVNEMTSTSSLGSTRIILQFDLSRDINGAARDVQAALNAAQSLLPSGMPNRPTYRKMNPSDAPIMIMTLTSDTFSQGQLYDFASTQLAQKIAQTEGVSDVSVGGSSLPAVRVELNPSALFNQGVSLDAVRQAISAANVRRPQGSIDSSEQHWQVQANDEIKTAEGYRPLIIHYNNRSAVRLQDVANIVDSVQDVRNAGMSDGKPAILLVISREPGANIIATVDRIRAELPALRASIPASIELNIAQDRSPTIRASLDEVERSLVIAVALVILVVFLFLRSGRATLIPAVAVPVSLIGTFTAMYLCGFSLNNLSLMALTIATGFVVDDAIVVLENISRHLEAGVKPMVAALRGVREVGFTVLSMSISLVAVFIPLLLMEGLPGRLFREFAVTLSVAIGISLVISLTLTPMMCAHLLRAQPAGKQQRIRGFGKVLLAIQQGYGRSLNWVLGHTRWVMVVLLSTIALNVWLYISIPKTFFPEQDTGRMMGFIQADQSISFQAMQQKLKDFMKIVSADPAVDNVTGFTGGSRTNSGSMFISLKPLSERSETAQQVITRLRGKLAKEPGASLFLSPVQDIRVGGRQSNASYQFTLLADDLAALREWEPKVRAALSKLPELADVNSDQQDKGSEMALTYDRETMARLGIDVSDANALLNNAFGQRQISTIYQPLNQYKVVMEVAPQYTQDVSSLDKMFVINSAGQSIPLSYFAKWQPANAPLSVNHQGLSAASTISFNLPDGGSLSEATAAVERAMTELGVPSTVRGMFAGTAQVFQDTLKSQLWLIMAAIATVYIVLGILYESYVHPLTILSTLPSAGVGALLALELFDAPFSLIALIGIMLLIGIVKKNAIMMVDFALDAQRNGNLSARDAIFQASLLRFRPIMMTTLAALFGALPLVLGSGDGAELRQPLGITIVGGLVMSQLLTLYTTPVVYLYFDRLRSRFSKKPLMRLE; encoded by the coding sequence GTGAAATTCTTTGCTCTGTTTATTCAGCGCCCGGTGGCCACGACTCTGTTGACACTGGCGATAACGCTAAGTGGAGTGATCGGCTTTAGCTTATTGCCGGTCTCACCACTGCCGCAGGTCGATTACCCAGTGATTATGGTCAGCGCCTCGATGCCCGGTGCGGATCCGGAAACTATGGCGTCATCCATTGCCACACCACTGGAGCGCGCACTGGGAAGAATTGCTGGGGTCAATGAAATGACCTCAACCAGTTCATTGGGTAGCACGCGGATTATTCTGCAATTTGATCTTAGCCGCGATATTAATGGCGCGGCTCGTGACGTGCAGGCCGCACTCAACGCCGCTCAGAGTTTGCTCCCATCAGGGATGCCCAACCGCCCGACCTATCGCAAGATGAACCCGTCGGATGCGCCGATCATGATAATGACCCTGACTTCGGATACTTTCAGTCAGGGGCAATTATATGACTTTGCCTCAACCCAACTGGCGCAGAAAATTGCCCAGACCGAGGGCGTCAGTGATGTCTCAGTCGGTGGCAGTTCCCTGCCAGCGGTGCGGGTAGAACTGAATCCAAGTGCGCTATTCAATCAGGGCGTGTCACTGGATGCGGTGCGTCAGGCGATCAGTGCCGCTAACGTGCGCCGCCCGCAAGGTTCAATCGACAGCAGTGAGCAGCATTGGCAAGTGCAGGCTAATGATGAGATCAAAACTGCCGAGGGTTATCGCCCGCTCATCATTCACTACAACAATAGATCCGCAGTGCGGCTGCAAGATGTCGCCAATATCGTCGATTCTGTGCAGGATGTGCGCAATGCCGGGATGTCTGATGGCAAGCCAGCGATCCTGTTGGTGATCAGCCGTGAACCAGGGGCCAATATTATTGCCACCGTCGACCGAATTCGCGCCGAACTCCCGGCTCTGCGCGCCTCGATCCCCGCCTCGATTGAGTTGAATATTGCGCAAGATCGCTCGCCGACTATCCGCGCCTCACTGGATGAAGTGGAGCGATCACTGGTGATCGCCGTGGCATTGGTGATTTTGGTGGTGTTCCTGTTCCTGCGATCGGGCCGCGCCACCTTGATCCCTGCGGTCGCCGTGCCGGTTTCGCTGATCGGCACCTTTACTGCCATGTATTTGTGCGGTTTTAGCCTCAATAACCTGTCGCTGATGGCGCTGACCATCGCCACCGGTTTTGTGGTTGACGATGCTATCGTGGTGCTGGAGAACATTTCCCGCCATTTAGAAGCTGGCGTGAAACCGATGGTTGCCGCCTTGCGCGGGGTACGCGAAGTCGGTTTTACCGTGCTGTCGATGAGTATTTCACTGGTGGCGGTGTTTATTCCACTGCTGCTGATGGAAGGATTACCGGGGCGATTATTCCGTGAATTTGCCGTCACATTGTCGGTAGCAATTGGTATCTCACTGGTTATTTCGTTGACCCTAACGCCGATGATGTGCGCCCATTTATTACGCGCCCAACCGGCAGGGAAACAACAACGTATTCGTGGGTTCGGTAAAGTGCTGCTGGCTATTCAGCAAGGTTATGGCCGCTCGCTTAATTGGGTGCTGGGTCATACACGCTGGGTGATGGTTGTGCTGCTTTCCACTATTGCTCTGAATGTTTGGCTCTATATCAGCATTCCAAAAACCTTTTTCCCCGAGCAGGATACCGGCCGCATGATGGGCTTTATTCAGGCCGATCAAAGTATTTCGTTCCAGGCGATGCAGCAAAAACTGAAAGATTTCATGAAAATTGTCAGTGCTGACCCGGCGGTCGATAATGTCACCGGCTTTACCGGCGGTTCGCGCACCAACAGTGGCTCGATGTTTATTTCATTGAAACCACTGAGTGAACGTAGCGAAACGGCGCAACAAGTGATTACCCGGTTACGCGGCAAGTTGGCAAAAGAGCCGGGTGCCAGCCTGTTCCTGTCTCCAGTCCAAGATATCCGTGTTGGCGGCCGTCAATCTAACGCCAGTTATCAATTTACGTTATTAGCCGACGATTTAGCGGCTCTGCGTGAATGGGAACCAAAAGTGCGGGCCGCCCTGAGCAAGTTACCGGAGCTAGCGGATGTTAACTCCGATCAGCAGGATAAAGGCTCAGAAATGGCCCTGACCTATGACCGCGAAACTATGGCGCGGCTGGGTATCGATGTGTCTGATGCCAATGCGTTGCTCAATAACGCCTTTGGTCAGCGGCAGATTTCCACCATTTACCAGCCGTTAAACCAATACAAAGTGGTGATGGAAGTCGCGCCTCAATACACGCAGGATGTGAGTTCGCTGGACAAAATGTTTGTGATTAACAGCGCAGGCCAGTCTATCCCGCTGTCCTATTTCGCTAAATGGCAGCCCGCCAATGCGCCGCTGTCGGTTAATCACCAAGGCTTATCGGCCGCCTCGACTATCTCATTTAACTTGCCCGATGGCGGCAGCTTGTCTGAAGCGACGGCAGCCGTTGAACGAGCAATGACCGAACTGGGGGTGCCGAGCACGGTGCGCGGTATGTTTGCCGGGACCGCACAAGTGTTCCAGGATACCTTGAAATCCCAGCTCTGGCTGATTATGGCGGCGATCGCCACGGTGTATATCGTGCTGGGTATTTTGTATGAAAGTTATGTCCACCCGCTGACCATTTTGTCAACACTGCCTTCCGCCGGAGTCGGGGCATTACTGGCGCTGGAGCTGTTCGATGCGCCGTTTAGCCTTATCGCCCTGATTGGCATCATGCTATTGATTGGTATCGTGAAAAAGAACGCCATTATGATGGTCGATTTTGCCCTTGATGCACAGCGCAATGGCAACCTTAGCGCCCGCGATGCCATTTTCCAGGCCAGTCTATTGCGTTTTAGGCCGATTATGATGACCACTCTGGCCGCCTTGTTCGGCGCGTTGCCGCTGGTATTGGGTAGTGGCGATGGCGCGGAATTACGCCAACCACTCGGGATTACTATTGTCGGCGGGCTGGTCATGAGCCAGTTACTCACCTTATATACCACGCCGGTGGTTTACCTCTACTTTGACCGCCTGCGCAGCCGCTTTAGCAAAAAACCGTTAATGAGACTGGAATAA